Within the Pseudomonadota bacterium genome, the region AACCGTCCACGGCAGGCTTGCCGGTGAAACCGTAAAATCCTCGCGCGGCAGTTCGATAATGACATCGCTGAAGTGTTCCTTGAGCAGGGATTCCGGTGAACCGTGCGCGATGATCTTGCCGTGGTCCATGATCGCGATGGTGTCGCAGAGGATGTAGGCTTCATCCATATAGTGGGTGGTGAGCAACACGGTCGTGCGGCGTTTCTTGATCTTTTCTATCAGGTCCCAGAAGTTACGCCTGGCCTGCGGATCCAGACCGGTTGTGGGCTCGTCAAGGAACAGGATTTTCGGATCGTTGACCAGCGCGATCGCCAGCAACAAGCGCTGACGCTGGCCGCCGGAAAGTTTGCGGTTATCCCTGTCCAGCAGTTGCTCCAGGGAGCAGGATTCGATCAGTTCGTCGAGATCCGCGCCATGTTTATAAAAGCCGCGAAACAACTGCAGTGATTCTCTTACGGTCAGGT harbors:
- a CDS encoding ABC transporter ATP-binding protein is translated as MSAVLEVHNLVKEYPGVTAVAGISFSVDEGSCFGMLGPNGAGKTTAVEIMEGIRSASSGEILYRGKPIGADFRNEAGMQFQSTALQDHLTVRESLQLFRGFYKHGADLDELIESCSLEQLLDRDNRKLSGGQRQRLLLAIALVNDPKILFLDEPTTGLDPQARRNFWDLIEKIKKRRTTVLLTTHYMDEAYILCDTIAIMDHGKIIAHGSPESLLKEHFSDVIIELPREDFTVSPASLPWTVHEKIDSVEISVASVSETLAKLLELGVSIDRIKIRPRNLEDLFLELTGTELRA